The Candidatus Nanopelagicales bacterium DNA window GATCACATCAGGCACGCTGGCACGCGGCGAGACCTCGCCAACCCACGGAACCGCCAACATGTCGACCGCGGAGTGCGTGAACGATCCCGGCGGGCCAAGGTAGGTCAGCAACTCCCCCGCACCATCAGTCACTCGTCGTGTTCCTGCGGCGGCAGGGCAGTCACGAGAGGAACGTCCTTCTCCCATGGCCCATGCTTGGCCGCGCCGCCGAGGTCGGAATCGGGGATTCCTGTGAAGAACTCCGCGTTGGCGTCGGTGTATGGCGTGTACTCGTCCGGAACGTCGTCTTCGTAGAAGATCGCCTCCACGGGACATACCGGTTCGCAGGCGCCGCAGTCGACGCACTCATCAGGGTGGATGTAGAGCATGCGGTCGCCCTCATAGATGCAATCCACCGGACATTCATCCACGCAAGCCCTGTCCTTGAGGTCAACACAGGGCTGGGTGATGACGTAGGTCATCTGTCCTCCTCGCCAATTCTCGAACGCGGATTGGGCACCGCTTGGACCTAGTATCGTCAATTCCACCACGCCTTGTACAAGGGGGCACCGTGCCGTCATTCCCTGCCGCCAGGGGTTCTATCAACGCGTCGCCGTCAGACATCGGCCGTCGGCTCACCGTTCGCTATCGGGATGGCTTCGCGAAGCCGGAGCGTGAAGCCGCTGGAGTCCTTGACCGCTGGACCGGTGGACTCGCTGACGGGATCCTGCAGATCCGGAGCCGCGATGGCAGCGAACTGAGGATCCGGGCAGAGGACCTAGTCGCGGCCAAAGTCATCGAGCCTGAGATCTCGGCATACGAACTCCAGTGGCTCGCCGAGCAGGCGTGGCCGCCGATGGAATCGCAGTCCCTCAACGGCTGGGAGCTCCG harbors:
- a CDS encoding ferredoxin family protein, with the translated sequence MTYVITQPCVDLKDRACVDECPVDCIYEGDRMLYIHPDECVDCGACEPVCPVEAIFYEDDVPDEYTPYTDANAEFFTGIPDSDLGGAAKHGPWEKDVPLVTALPPQEHDE